From Nitrospirota bacterium, a single genomic window includes:
- the panC gene encoding pantoate--beta-alanine ligase, with the protein MLTLTTARDMHTWSDAERGRGHAIGFVPTMGALHHGHASLIRAARAASDRVVVSVFVNPTQFGPTEDYERYPRMFEADRALCEREGADVVFAPAVPEIYPPGNETIVDVGSLGTVLCGASRPGHFRGVATVVAKLFAIVNPHRAFFGRKDYQQTVVIRRLVEDLRFGVEIVVCPTVRDADGLAASSRNAYLSPEERKRALRVPAALAEAERLIKAGERSGGKIRDVLEVLLSSGAAVRVDYAAVVHPDTLRPVEQLAGRVVIAVAVWVGATRLIDNVEIEVADG; encoded by the coding sequence GTGCTGACCCTCACCACCGCGCGCGACATGCATACGTGGTCGGACGCTGAACGCGGTCGCGGGCACGCGATCGGGTTTGTGCCCACGATGGGGGCGCTGCACCACGGTCACGCCAGCCTCATTCGCGCGGCGCGTGCCGCGAGCGATCGGGTCGTGGTCAGCGTGTTCGTTAATCCCACGCAATTCGGTCCCACCGAAGACTACGAGCGCTACCCCCGCATGTTCGAGGCGGATCGCGCGTTGTGCGAGCGCGAAGGCGCGGACGTGGTGTTCGCGCCCGCGGTCCCCGAGATCTACCCTCCCGGGAACGAGACCATCGTGGACGTGGGGTCGCTCGGCACCGTGCTCTGCGGCGCGTCGCGCCCGGGTCATTTCCGAGGCGTGGCCACGGTCGTCGCCAAATTGTTCGCTATCGTGAACCCCCATCGCGCGTTCTTCGGCCGCAAGGACTACCAGCAAACTGTGGTCATCCGGCGGCTGGTGGAGGATCTGCGGTTCGGGGTCGAGATCGTGGTCTGCCCCACGGTGCGCGATGCCGACGGCCTGGCCGCCAGCTCCCGGAACGCCTATCTGTCGCCGGAGGAACGAAAACGGGCACTGCGCGTGCCCGCGGCCTTGGCCGAAGCCGAGCGGCTGATCAAGGCCGGCGAGCGCTCCGGCGGGAAGATTCGGGACGTGCTGGAGGTCTTGCTGTCGAGCGGAGCTGCGGTCCGCGTGGACTACGCAGCGGTGGTCCATCCCGACACGCTCCGGCCGGTGGAACAACTGGCCGGCCGGGTGGTGATTGCGGTGGCGGTATGGGTAGGCGCCACGCGCCTGATCGACAATGTGGAGATCGAGGTAGCTGATGGGTGA